One window of the Candidatus Methanoperedens sp. genome contains the following:
- a CDS encoding DUF2080 family transposase-associated protein: MREIKAVAGGKVIIKDNVEEIYEKKVTPYGNGAKIDAQKKHIGKRVFVIVLKD, from the coding sequence ATGAGAGAAATCAAAGCTGTTGCAGGCGGAAAAGTGATAATTAAAGATAATGTTGAAGAAATATATGAGAAAAAAGTTACACCTTATGGAAATGGTGCCAAAATTGATGCTCAAAAAAAGCACATAGGTAAAAGAGTATTTGTTATTGTTCTAAAGGACTAA